The following is a genomic window from Sebastes fasciatus isolate fSebFas1 chromosome 15, fSebFas1.pri, whole genome shotgun sequence.
GATGTTCATCATCCCCGTTGGCGCCACCACCATCAGCATCAGAGAAACCGTGGCCACACGCAACTACCTTGgtgagtttgtgtttttattaaaggATCAGAAGAAAAAGTCTACAGCTTTTACGTAATTCTGTATTCTGTTCATACAATGACTGTAACAACATCTGTGCACGTCCAGCTATCAAGAACCTGCGTGGTGAGTACTACCTCAATGGCCACTGGGTAATTGAGTTCTCCAGGGCGACACCCATTGCTGGAACGATGCTGTACTACCAGCGAGGAGCTGAGGGCAACAACGTCCCTGAGACCATCATCGGCCGCGGCCCCACCACCGAGCCCCTCGTTGTTGAGGTAACATTGAACATATTCTGAGAGAGCTTTTGTCTTTCTGTTGTTTTGAAAgggcctgcccttttccaaacattttccaatgacggcttcttcCTCTTCATGGCGGGTCAGGTTACAGGAATCTGGCTTTTGGATTTAATTCTTGGACGGACTAGCAAAACATTTGAGTGAATGATCTCAATCTTTGTAAATGGAGATTAATCTGTGTATCCACCCCTCTCGTCTCAGCTGATCAGCCAGGAGCCAAACCAAGGAGTGGAGTATGAGTTTTATCTTCCCAATGGACGCTCCAGACAAGGCTACTACTGGAGCTTTGGATCCTGGTCTTCCTGCAGCAGAGAGTGTGGATCAGGTCAGAGTCTCAGAAAAACACGCCTGAATGCAGACGAGTACGCGTTTAACGGAAAATAAAACAAGTcagctctctttctcctccttcattAGGCTACCAGTCTCGTCTGGTCTTCTGCACCATTGATAACGAGGCCTACCCCGACTACCTCTGCTCATCTCTGCCCAGGCCACAGACCAACCGTACATGCAACCCCCATGCATGCCCACAGACCCGCAGGTAAATTACAGTCAAAATGTGACTTTTCAGTAGACTTTGACAGAAATTTCTGAGGTCGACAGCATCCTGAGTTCATTTTGGCTCCATTGTAAGTGAATGGAGTGAATATGAGctctttgttgtcattgtttgAGCTCATAGAAGTGCAAAATAATAACCGTGAGAGCAGCTTTTTGACTGTTGTTGGTGTGTTATGACTGTCTGAAAGGATGGCGTACCTGTATCCACCACAGTTGTGGAGATCCTCACAAAGACCCAGAGCCTATGTGTTCAGGTAACCCAGGCTCTGTAGTCGTAGTGTTAGAGTTTTAGTCGTAGTGTTAGAGTTTTAGAGACTCTTTAGAGGTTTTAGTTGACTACAAACACAGGGGGAGATCAAAATCAATGCATGCACAGTCGTTTTTTAGTAATTCTCTTAATTAATATCCATCCTATACTTCATATTGACACTTGgataatgaaaaatatttatctAAGTGCCAAAAAATAATTCAGAAGTGAGtaataaatgttgattaaaatgtCGGTCACACGCTCTCCCCCTTCAGATGTGTTTGACTCTATAGCATCTGTGTTTAGCGCAAAGCTTTGTTCCTCCATGTGGGGTGAGAACGAAGGCAACTGTCCAGCTCAGAGATCTCCTTTCAACCTTGTAATGATCCCCATTTGTCTTGGACACAATTAACGTCTCTCTCCGGGGAGGCCGAGCGGTGATTTGATGCCAGATTTCCATCaaagacctcctcctccttcctcctcctttaaccTCCCACCCTGTGGCCCCCCGTAGCCGATCCCTGAGCCGGGCTGCTGCCTGATTGCTTTAGCAAACTGTAAAACTATCTGTCCCTGTGCGTTAGTGTAGCGGGTGTGTTGTGAGGTGTTCACTAAAGGTTTAAAGGTCGTCATGCGGGGGGGTGTTGTGTACTGATCTGAATGGGACACAGCAGCAGTGGGTGTGGTAGTAAACAGTCCGTGACTCTCTGGTATTTCCTGCTTCTTGTctttgatgctgctgctgctcagaaaCCTGAGATGTTTAAGAAGCTCTTAACTGCTCCCTCTTTATCCCTCAATTGAAAGATATGAACCAGAAACAGTTCATGTTCACTGAGTCACtgagctgtatgtgtgtgctgaagTTGGTGAGCTTGCTGGTCGTAGTTTCTGATTTCCAGTCTTTAATGCTTCTAGTAATCAGTGTCTCTTCAAACTAACCAGGAGGTGAAGAATACTTTCTGTCCTTCAGCTGCTGGTGGCTGGTTTCTGGATTTTCTTTAACACTACAGTCTCCAAAAAGACGTGTTGTTTGTAACATCATCATGTCTGGCAGTTTAGCAGGTTTTTTAGTAGCTTCGGTAGAACGATACATCCTCTTATACGCTTGCATTTAATTTGAAGGGTTTCATTCCAAAATACAGATATATATCTGAACTAAAGAatggttattaaaggttattatgacacagctctgttgaatacttgattctgattgatcaatcacagcgttctacggtctgttatttctttatagcagaccgttgctatgtataacagaccgttgctatggacgcagtacTTTTTGGAATGAAACTCTTCATTTTCTCTGCACTACATTACTACCCCTCCTGACTTGTGTTTCctgtccctcctctccctcacgGTTGGGCTTCCCTAGCTGGCAAACCGGAGAGTGGAACACCTGCTCGGTGTCCTGCGGCGGAGGCTCTCAGGTGCGCAGCGTGCAGTGCATCTCCCATGATGCCGCGGGCCCCCGCGTGGTGGAGGATGCCACTTGCGCCACCTACTCCGAGGCACCGCCCGCTCTGCAGACCTGCAACATGCAGAAGTGTGCAGAGTATCGAGTGGCGAGATGGAGCGCGGTGAGTGAAGCACCAGACTGACGGTGAAactgcaacaaaacaacttcggCCAAAAAACAGATTCTAAGATTAATGAGCTGCATTTGTATTTAACACAACAATGCTACATTTATTGGCATATTTCACTTAGCTAGATTAACTATTGTATCCAACTGGAGTGAAAAATATCCAGTGTGCtgcaaaataactttatttaatcaaACAATATGACTTTAAGGCCTCAACATCCAAGAGTAATCTGCGTTATAGAATCtgtgctgttgtgtttttgcagtGCTCAGTGACCTGTGGATCAGGTGAGCAGACCAGAGATGTCACCTGTGTTGGTTCAGGAGGAATGTTGCTGGAGGAAACATCCTGCAGCGCTCTGCTCCGCCCGACTGCCGTCCGACCCTGCGAGATGGCGGCCTGCCTGAGACAGATCAGCTGGCACGTTGGAGACTGGGGACTGGTGAGCTCAGCGGGACAGGGAACAGCAAACACAACAATACGGGGACACTTCTGTGCACTTATTGGAGCTGAAGGGAATGTCAACAATTCTGTCTTTTCAGTTAGACAGTTTTCATTGGTTCTAATCTCTCTCGGTTTCCCTTCAGTGCTCTAAGAGCTGTGGCTCCGGCTCACGAGATCGTCAGGTGATCTGCTCGGACCAAGAGAGGAACCTGTACCCTGTGAGACAATGCAACGCCAACCCCAAACCCGCCACCGTGGAGCGCTGCAACACCCAGTCCTGCTACAGCCCACAGGGTGAGTACATACATGCAACATGAGCTCCTAAATAAGACCTCTTGTTCCTGCAACATACAACACACCGTATACTGagctctcattgttttgtgcagtGGTTCCCAGCGTCCAGGACTCACGAGGACACGACAACACACAGACTGCTTTCCAGCCCTACGTGCCAGACCACGCAACAGGTTGGACTCTTTCTCAAGTCTGATCTGTTTCTCTTTAAAgcggctctatgtaagaatcagaaattgctttcTGCTCGCACTATGTAGACGTGAGCAAGCATCAGTTAAAAACGGTGAGGCAACACATGAGACTGAACGTGActgacagctaaaaccaaaaTATCACTATacatttcacatgcttggcagtaatgttagcttgcCTGTCCACGAACGAAgctccctccatgaatcgaaggcccggccgataTTGATCCTATTTTTGCCCcaacgtcggtcacattcctgttttgcaagacgggctttactagatataactttgttttttgagTTGTGGTGgtggctggtcgtttgttggtgTTAGTGGACTCCATTTCTTACCGAacattagctatggttgcacactgttagccctgtaagcggagctgaagagagcgcgcatgacgtcacatccattggattttcctggaaaaaacagcccacattcttcacattaaaagccgcctacaggctgatagaggaaaccaaGAAAGTTGCTGAAGGTCTTATGTTTAAGGtaaggttacaacctgttcacacatcggcaataaaaaactattaaaaaacgtttatacctctaaaaacgtacatacagtccctttaactcatCAGCAATATTGCTGTAATGACAGTTATACCACTCACTCTCTGGAAACAAAATACTAAGCATTTCAGACCACAATCTGTTTGCTAACAAGATATTTCTAACTGCaacttttataaaaaacaaagctTTTCTATTTCCAACTGTAGGTGTGATTGCATCCTAATAATTGCTTCCCCTCCGTTCCCCTGCAGCCCGTCCTCTCTGCTGACATAACTCCTGTCACTTTGTGCCCGTCAGCCCCCTCCTCCTTGTCCCAGCACTAATTATCCAGGCCTGATTGACATGTTTTCAGGGGTCCGTGGGCATTGTTGGcctgattaaaatatttccGAAGCACCGAAGTGTGCAAGTGCTTGGCTGTGGTGTTTTTGGCATGTTCTGGCCACCGTCCCCGTGGTCAGGAATTTCAAGTTTGAGgtcctgtgtgtgttcatttccTGTGAGATTGTTTAATCTGATGGCTGGAACTTCTTGTCCCCAGTTCATTATCCACTGTTCCCTGCGTTATCTTTCCAAAAACCAATGTTTTTTTGGTTAattatatgtgtttttttgtagcAGTTCTTTTCCTTTTTGCGTGCTTTTGTGTTCCTGTGAGGACTCACTGTGTGGTCCCCGAGCACAATAGCTTAGACTCTATTGTACTTTTCTAAAGCGATGAGTGAACTGCTCTATTGCTATGTGTAGTCTTGTGTATATGTTAATTTGCTTCTCGCTTGGCTTCATCGCAGCCCGCAGGCCCGAGACGGATCGGACCCAGACGAACACAGTCCATGACCCTCACAACTCCGCCCCAGCGCTCCACTGCAGCCAGTCCTATTATGGCTGCTGCCCAGACGGACGCACTTCAGCCGGGGGCCCCCAGAACCTGGGCTGCCCACATGTCCCAGCTCCCACTCCTGTCCAGCCACACTGCATCCAGACAAGGTATCCAGCTCCAACCTGTCATTTCACTGTGGTTTAGCTTATATAAGGAGTCTGTTTTAGAGCCTTTGTCTGGGTGTCACTTTTACGGCTCTCTAACCAGAGGTTGTTTGGCATTACTCGTGACCACAGTAGTCACCACTAAGTGACCAAAGGTTTTCTTAGAAATGTCATGTACATTTTTGCACAAATGTTCagtacaaaatgttttattgtttgtacCTGCTCCCTTCTTGTTCTCAGTTACGGCTGCTGCCAAGACCGAGTGACGGCTGCTCAGGGCCCCAACAGGGAGGGCTGTGTGGAGTATGCGGCCGCTGCACCAACTGTAAGCAAACATACATTAAATTCTTACAGTTTAGCCCCGTTAccaccagggtctaaattaattCCAGGGTCTTTTTACCTGCAAAAAAGGGTCCTGGTTcgggggggtagtactttctgaaagtacaggaaatTTCGGGTGGAGTTTTAAGGGATGGCCGTCTCTGAtggatgaaacacacacactgtgccgCTGCTTCAACGGCTTCAACTCGTGTACTGCTTCATTcttaaacaaggaagtactctagtatcgatttaggacaATTTTAGGGGAAAGAGAaagcatttctttttgtttgatagtgttgaaagtaaagttaggctgcTGTCGGCTTCCCGACTCATTAAAAAGCAAGACAAAgagtaaaagagagagacacagacagcaTAGCGATGCtgtaaatgagagaaaaaagtaattttctgattATTGAATGGCGGTTATGTTCTTAAGCAcaaatatgagaataaaataaCAATCAAACACTCTATTCACACTAATTTGCCCAATCtttgcaggtctttagaccactatggaaatgcagaaaaaaggaaggaaccttttagtccCGTAAAAAGTAGTCCCGGgactaaaattaccaggaacttcttggtggaaacggggcttttATTTCACATGTTTGCTGACAAACTCTTCTTAAGAGGCCATAAAACCTTTCTTCTAATCTGTCTTGTCACGTTTCCTCAGGCTGCTTCTGTTCTTCCCACTGAGAATGCACCACAGTGCCGTCGCACCACCTTTGGGTGCTGTTATGACCGCACCACGCCTGCAGATGGACCCAACGGGGAGGGCTGCCCCAACCCACCCAACTACAGTAAGAGACTGAGATTATCACAATAAtaatctctgttttattgtgttctTAAACTCCTATTTGTGAAGAGAAGGGTTTGCTTCATGGTCATCAATTAACATTAATTCACTTGTGGATCTCTCGAGTATCGTGTGATACAGCCGAAAGTGCAGGAAACGCTGGTAATTAGTCCTTGAAGTGCAGCCTGGAGACTTCATGTGTGTGACTTCGTCCTGTTCTGTTTCTCTGCCGTAGTTGAGCGCTCCATCTGCTCCCTGCCTCGTGCTGCCGGCTCCTGCAGCAGCTGGATAACGCGCTACCACTACGACGTCATCACCTCCAAGTGTATGCACTTCTGGTACGGAAGTTGCCACGGCAACAGCAACAACTTCATGACCCGGGCCGAGTGCCAGACGGCGTGCCGGGTGCATGCACCCAGCCAGCAGGGCCCTGCACCGGTCGCTCCCGCCAGAGAGCCGACTTCTAGAAGAGAATCCACCCCAGGAAGGACCTCTCCTGGAGCAGACTCCACATCTGGATCCACCCCTCGAAGGACTGCATCTGGAGCAGGCTCCACCTCTGGAAGGACCTCTTCTGGAGCAGGTGGATCCAACGCTGGGGCATCAACAGGCGGAGGGTCACATAACATGGGGAGGATTTTCACAGTCCAGGGAGGCTCCAACACCGGCACCGGCAGACAGTCCACAAGTGCCGCCAACCACGCTCACAGAGCTAGAGTCCAGCTGCACGCTCGCCGGCCTGCCACCGGTACCGCTGCACAGCACACCGGCCCAGCAGCGAGGTAAGACCCAGAAGACCCAGGGAGCCCCCGCCCCGCCTCCACAGGCCTCATAATGCTGTTAACAGCCTTCCTATCCCTACTGAATCCACTCAGCCCGGCTCTGAGTGTGAGCAGGGCCAAAGAGTGAGCTGAAGGAAACATCATCCACAGACAAAACATGTGCATCATTCACTTCCCCCcaaaatatcagaatcagaatgatctttattgtcatttactCAGGTACAACGAAATTTCGCAATTTATATaatatgatgatgaagttgATGTTAAATTGATTTACCATTGTGTCATGTATACAAATATTCCTTGTCTGCATGCACAACAAATTTATACAAACCAGATCCAGAATTAAACACAAAAATTACTAATGAAGCATCTGCAATTTGAGAAATCAAAATGAAGACTAGATAAATAGTCAATCTTGCCTTCTTTACCAAGCTTTCAAGACAAAATTAGCAAgcttaaagagtaacttaaccCCCTCTGAAAGTCTTATTTTGCTGCAGTGATgttgaagtgtacttcagggTGTGTCAGTACATCATGACATCACTGTGTTACGCCTAGTCCCGCCCTactctgctgtgattggctagTACTTGTTGCCTCGACTGTTCAGTTTGCTTTCagggctttctgccagaaagggTTTATTTTATCACAAACATGTAGCATAGCAAGCACATTGCTATCGCCAGATAATCcgccaatcacagcacagtaggGCGGGGCTTGACGGAGAAGAGAATAACGTGCAACAGACCCCAAACTTTCAACCAGAGGGCAGAGAAACAGCCTGGtgttaagttactctttaaagacattatattatacatatatgtgcTTTATGTTATACAACACGCTCTTTCCAGTATGTAGACGCACATCATTGTTGTGATGCTAATATAATCTGAACCCTTGCTTTGTAAAATACAACCACAGCTACGCTACTGTACCTCTTAGCTCCACAGACTCTTGCTCTCTCACGCTTGCAACACCTTGTTTCTTCCTCTAACCTCGACAAAATGTCTGGAGAAGTCGACAACCTCACAGCGACCCTAAAATGGACGGCGCTTCTGTTTAATGCTTCTGGGActtttcactgtctgtctggagTTAATGTTGATCGTCGTCGTCTTGTGCTTATTTGTGTCCGCTACCTCACCGTGTCCACCACCTTTTGTGCTTTGTGTTGTCACCTTGTTGTCATTAGATCACACTAATAAAGGTTCTGCTGTGAAGCTTCATGTCGTTGGTGTTGTGTTGTCACTAAACTCGGTCTTTCTCCACCTGTGTAGTTGGGTGTATTGGTTACATCTTTTGGGGGATATTAGTCTTGCTGGGAGCTTACTGTGGGTTTATTCTGGTGGAGGGGAAAGTGTCCTTTGTGCACAGTTGTTTTGTTGGTGTCTCTTTCCATGTTGCATGGGCCATTTGTGTGCCAAagctcctctctgtcttttctctctgacaAACTTCTGAAGCCGGGTTGTGGGCGCTCTTTATGCTTGCTTTGGTGACTGCTAATAAAAGAACCAACAGTGGAGCATAAAGTGACTCTTTCATTCTCTTCCTCCAACTTCCTCCTGACCCTACATCTTacttttcctcctttctttcctttcttccttccaTCCTTGTATCCTCCTCCTATTTCCTCAGTTTGACCCTGGGAGAAGTGACCATCGATAAGACCGACCCCTCCACCGTGGAGGCTTTAGTGGGCCAGACCGTCGTGCTGCCCTGCAGAGTCAGCCCGCCGCCGTCCTCCACTGTCATCGTGGAGTGGAGAAGAGACGGCATCCCTCTGTCTACTGGCAGGTcagtagaaacacacacacattcactatATTTCATTTTCTGTGTGATGTTTGTGATTATACTCTACCTCTTTATTTATATGTTCTCTAGGCATCACCAGCAGCCCAACGGCTCCCTGTTAGTCGGTCCTCTCACTAAGCTGGACTCTGGTTGGTTCTTGTGCATTGCTACTCGTGAACAGGAGAGAGACCACCGctacatttacctgtctgtcacAGGTAAAGCAGAGATGAAATTATTCCATGTATTTAACCCTAAGAGACCcacatagacctgtttttgtctcttttagcAGGGTACaaggggtgtttagggggagatagcaggtcaacagtatacGTCACATAGAAGCGGTGTACATCGTCTGAAAGCTGGgcacctgaagattaatttcagatgcagctcagcactgtgtgtcaagttgttctagtcataaatctgcAATGAATTAatcttatgtctcataagttggtGCATCAATTTTCAATTTGTTACacaaatttaataattaataaatttaatattttttcacaactcgagaattgataaaaatgatcaataatccctccaaaacaccacattaagacactaaGACCTTGAGAAACACCATAGaagaagccatgctgtgatttggtatcaaaaactttcgatatttagagatttctgcaagaattgtattatttggcgattggatggcgtgcacttctgttctggaaactactcagaaacccccttattgtcaatctagctggGAAAGCCTAtatatcctctgaatgctctaggtctctagtttgtggctgtaaagtttcatgaggctgtgattatcctagaggtcaccacaggttaTTTTATACAATGAGGACAAGTGTCAAAAaactcactacaatgaaatggttactatggTCGTCAGAGGTTGCGTCAGAACAAGCTGACCTTGAAAAGTTAGATGGTCTTTATGCATGATGTGACATTATGTAAGtcaattatgacaggagcattgatccaatgtgtttgtgtgtgtgtgtgtgtgtgtgtgtgtgtgtgtctctatagAGGGATCATCTCAGCCTTTTCCTACCTCACTGCCCGGAGACGGTCCTCGGTAAGAAcaatctctctttctcacactaaTTGTTTCTTCCATAAAATATAAAGAAGCGAAATTGAagattatcaacacaaaacaccaAAATCAGTGAACCTCATATTCTTTCCAGTGTCCTCTGTAATGTATATTAAATGTGTGTAACTGTAAATGGTGACACATCCACTGACTTTCTGTTCCTCTCAGCTTCAGCATCGAGCGGTTGAGCTCGACTTTGCTGGAAATGCGAGCCGGACAAACTGCCAGACTGCCCTGCACGATCGTCCCTCCCTCAGCTCTTCAGTCTGTCAACATCCAGTGGACTAAAGACGGACAGACCCTCAGTGACTCCAGGTGATTATCACGCTTCGCTATTCATTTATGTTCAGTATATCTGATTGTGATTGTAAGGAATCGAGTCTAGAGAAAAGAACaagtggatttttttatttattttggaatTGCATTTACTCGTCACAACACAATACAAATCACAACAATCAACATCACAGCTCGACAAAATACACTAAGCCCTATTAAgttgtaattagggctgtcagtcgattaaaatatttaatcacgattaatcacatgattgtcgcaaattaatcgcacattttttatctgttcaaaatgtaccttaaagggagatttgtcaagtatttaatactcttatcaacatgtgagtgggcaaataggctgctttatgtacatatttattatagcaaatcatttaacaactcaaaacactgataaatattgtccagaaaccctcacaggtactgcattcaacataaaaatatgctcaactcataacatgtcaaactgcagcccaacaggcaacaacagctgtctgtgtcagtgtgctgacttgactatgacttgccctaaactgtgattatcataaagtaggcatgtctgtaaaggggagactcgtgggtacccatagaacccattttcattcacatatctggaggtcagaggtcaagggaccccttcggaaattgccatgacagtttttcctcgccaagatttagcgtTTGAAAcgtaatttagcctccttcgcgacatggttggtacccttatgttttctagaataattcttccaccactgtaagCTAAACTTACACTCAGCGCTGCGTAACTGTATAAACAGACGTATTGTGCCAAACTTTAAAGGTCATGTTCTGGTGGGCAGTGTGAACAGGCGTCTTGTCTCTCTGCTGTGTTGCAGGTATACCAAACATTCAGACGGCTCTCTGACCGTCGGCTCTCTGAAGTCTGCAGACTCTGGCGTCTACACGTGTACGGCCTCCactcagcagcagctggagcagAGACAGCTGCAGCTCCGAGTCCAAGGTCAGTTTGATTATTTGCCATCAAGCT
Proteins encoded in this region:
- the paplna gene encoding papilin, whose protein sequence is MKMLLPLVILQLFLAPALTVPSGDQWDAWGPYGECSRSCGSGVTMRTRRCNTLRSDGGHNCVGPDKSYRTCNIQDCPEGSKDFREEQCSNFDGTDFQGKLYKWLPYYGAENPCELNCMPRGENFFYRHRSSVVDGTPCHPGRRDVCVEGVCKRLGCDNTLESLQQEDPCLQCGGNGQSCNQVKNSFSVRDLPTGYNQMFIIPVGATTISIRETVATRNYLAIKNLRGEYYLNGHWVIEFSRATPIAGTMLYYQRGAEGNNVPETIIGRGPTTEPLVVELISQEPNQGVEYEFYLPNGRSRQGYYWSFGSWSSCSRECGSGYQSRLVFCTIDNEAYPDYLCSSLPRPQTNRTCNPHACPQTRSWQTGEWNTCSVSCGGGSQVRSVQCISHDAAGPRVVEDATCATYSEAPPALQTCNMQKCAEYRVARWSACSVTCGSGEQTRDVTCVGSGGMLLEETSCSALLRPTAVRPCEMAACLRQISWHVGDWGLCSKSCGSGSRDRQVICSDQERNLYPVRQCNANPKPATVERCNTQSCYSPQVVPSVQDSRGHDNTQTAFQPYVPDHATARRPETDRTQTNTVHDPHNSAPALHCSQSYYGCCPDGRTSAGGPQNLGCPHVPAPTPVQPHCIQTSYGCCQDRVTAAQGPNREGCVEYAAAAPTAASVLPTENAPQCRRTTFGCCYDRTTPADGPNGEGCPNPPNYIERSICSLPRAAGSCSSWITRYHYDVITSKCMHFWYGSCHGNSNNFMTRAECQTACRVHAPSQQGPAPVAPAREPTSRRESTPGRTSPGADSTSGSTPRRTASGAGSTSGRTSSGAGGSNAGASTGGGSHNMGRIFTVQGGSNTGTGRQSTSAANHAHRARVQLHARRPATGTAAQHTGPAASLTLGEVTIDKTDPSTVEALVGQTVVLPCRVSPPPSSTVIVEWRRDGIPLSTGRHHQQPNGSLLVGPLTKLDSGWFLCIATREQERDHRYIYLSVTEGSSQPFPTSLPGDGPRFSIERLSSTLLEMRAGQTARLPCTIVPPSALQSVNIQWTKDGQTLSDSRYTKHSDGSLTVGSLKSADSGVYTCTASTQQQLEQRQLQLRVQADLKITTAPNNIQVSEGSTALLPCVVSGDNVNIGWSRNGVPVRPDGRNIMMSSDGSLILNNVKPSDEGTYTCNAYTGIYSVSATAEIKITKDTEKVVDVPPECVDQPELANCELIVYARLCSNSYYSSFCCASCTRHSQRKRRQG